In a single window of the Nicotiana tomentosiformis chromosome 8, ASM39032v3, whole genome shotgun sequence genome:
- the LOC138898183 gene encoding uncharacterized protein: MTNEGFHKYGKTDHHIKNCPQWKIEWKKERSKRRNMKKEHVHPKKNKGSTKAMVATWGESSDEESDDENGDEQALMVQVKGSSQIWYMDSGCLKHMIGSKDQFLSLQDLKRGNVSFGNGKKSEIIGVCKVGKDDSHSIENVYLIDSLKYSLISVSQLCDRGNLVAFTSTKCFVINLITGKIVCRVKE, from the exons ATGACCAATGAAGGTTTCCACAAGTATGGGAAGACTGATCATCACATTAAGAACTGCCCTCAATggaaaattgaatggaagaaggaaagatctAAACGAAGGAACATGAAGAAGGAACAtgttcatcccaagaagaacaaaggatcaacaaaggctatggttgctaCTTGGGGAGAAAGTTCAGATGAGGAATCAGATGATGAAAatggagatgaacaagcacttatg gttcaagtgaaggggagcagccaaatatggtacatggacagTGGCTGCTTAAAGCATATGATAGGAAGCAaggaccagttcctttcacttcaGGACCTCAAAAGAggaaatgtctcctttggaaatggaaagaaaagTGAAATCATTGGGGTTTGTAAGGTAGGTAAGGATGACTCTCATtccattgagaatgtctacttgatagacaGCTTGAAGTATAGCCTAATCAGTGTGTCACAAttatgtgatagaggtaacttggtagcattcacctctactaaaTGTTTTGTGATAAATCTTATCACTGGTAAGATTGTTTGTAGGGTAAAAgagtga